From one Luteolibacter sp. SL250 genomic stretch:
- a CDS encoding AraC family transcriptional regulator, with the protein MNSEQQKITSLEEPTSLSALNSYIAALEYLAPGAIICTKKEFSLDAVRSTLDRTSVLVPVRRERVCILVRVDETLAMESGLPPAFWRKPVVFRMLEAMHDNLCGRAPIQKWPDAVKSAWALITQHPCQSMSLGEVAGVLKLSPGYLGERLEKILGSTFRSLLRDERVAVAAHQLLTTNLRISEISDQLGGQSLSQFNRNFFAAMGMSPRTYRNRYSARRRAMERRVD; encoded by the coding sequence ATGAACTCCGAACAGCAAAAGATCACCTCCTTGGAAGAACCCACTTCCCTCTCGGCGCTCAACTCCTACATCGCCGCGTTGGAGTATCTTGCCCCCGGGGCGATCATCTGCACCAAAAAGGAGTTCAGCCTGGATGCGGTGCGCTCGACGTTGGACCGCACCAGTGTGCTGGTTCCGGTGCGCAGGGAACGGGTATGCATCCTGGTCCGCGTGGATGAGACGCTGGCGATGGAGTCCGGCCTGCCACCCGCGTTCTGGAGGAAGCCGGTGGTGTTCCGGATGCTGGAAGCCATGCACGACAATCTTTGCGGAAGGGCTCCGATCCAGAAGTGGCCGGACGCGGTGAAGTCCGCCTGGGCCCTCATCACCCAGCACCCCTGCCAGTCGATGAGCCTTGGCGAGGTTGCGGGTGTCCTGAAGCTTTCCCCGGGGTATCTCGGCGAGCGTCTGGAAAAGATCCTGGGCAGCACCTTCCGCTCCCTGTTGAGGGATGAACGGGTGGCCGTCGCCGCCCACCAACTGCTGACGACCAACCTGCGGATTTCCGAGATTTCCGATCAGCTCGGCGGCCAGTCGTTGTCCCAGTTCAACCGCAATTTCTTCGCGGCCATGGGCATGAGCCCGCGCACCTACCGCAACCGCTACAGTGCCCGCCGCAGGGCGATGGAGCGCCGCGTCGACTGA
- the modA gene encoding molybdate ABC transporter substrate-binding protein has translation MNLRLPVIRLLAVVFTALPALGAELKISAAASLSEAMTEIAALYEKEHGEKPQLNFGGSNALARQIRAGAPCDVFFSADEATLNQLLEDKLLHENSVTKLLGNSLVVITPVSSPLVISSAADLASPSIKRLALGDPAAVPAGVYARKWLEGRQQWDAVAGKVVATENVRAALAAVASTNAGAGIVYRTDAMISRQVKVAYEVPTDQTPPIIYPAAATKSSPDPGRAIRFIAFLRSEPSLSIFGKHGFRTFPTGGK, from the coding sequence ATGAATCTCCGTCTGCCCGTGATCCGCCTCCTGGCGGTCGTGTTCACCGCGCTTCCCGCGTTGGGGGCGGAACTGAAAATATCCGCCGCCGCCAGCCTGAGCGAGGCGATGACGGAGATCGCGGCCCTCTACGAAAAGGAACACGGAGAGAAGCCGCAGCTCAACTTCGGAGGGTCCAACGCCCTCGCCCGCCAGATCAGGGCGGGTGCCCCCTGTGATGTCTTTTTTTCCGCCGACGAAGCGACCCTCAACCAACTCCTGGAGGATAAGCTCCTGCATGAAAACTCCGTCACAAAGCTGCTGGGCAACTCCCTGGTGGTGATCACGCCGGTTTCCAGCCCGCTGGTGATCTCTTCCGCCGCGGACCTCGCCTCACCGTCCATCAAGCGCCTGGCTCTGGGGGATCCCGCTGCAGTCCCGGCGGGCGTTTATGCCCGCAAGTGGCTGGAGGGCCGGCAGCAGTGGGACGCCGTGGCCGGAAAAGTGGTGGCAACGGAGAATGTCCGCGCCGCACTGGCCGCCGTGGCCTCCACCAATGCCGGGGCGGGCATCGTCTACCGGACCGACGCGATGATCTCCAGGCAGGTCAAAGTCGCCTACGAAGTTCCCACCGACCAAACACCGCCCATCATCTATCCGGCGGCCGCCACGAAGTCGTCTCCAGATCCCGGCAGGGCCATCCGTTTCATTGCCTTTCTCAGATCCGAACCGTCCTTGTCCATCTTCGGGAAGCACGGCTTCCGCACTTTTCCAACCGGCGGAAAATGA
- a CDS encoding 4'-phosphopantetheinyl transferase superfamily protein, whose amino-acid sequence MLHPGEIRADIRSLNEAEQTRAASFRFENDARHWTACRSGLRAILGRVLSLPPAEVPLVTGPGGKPCLAPPFADTHFNLSHCRDLALVAVATFPVGIDVEPESRARDLLGCEESFCHPQEIAGLPEDESMRAVGLLEIWNAKEAVLKAHGTGLLTPPQSFAVSFADPSARTYFHPELSTQHIQRLIHPALRHHSAFISSQHPYPGIIYHMEIEAP is encoded by the coding sequence ATGCTCCATCCCGGAGAGATCCGGGCGGACATCCGCTCACTGAATGAAGCGGAACAAACACGTGCCGCCTCCTTCCGCTTCGAGAATGACGCCCGCCACTGGACCGCCTGCCGCAGCGGCCTGCGTGCCATCCTCGGCCGGGTGCTGTCACTGCCACCGGCGGAGGTCCCGTTGGTGACCGGCCCCGGCGGAAAGCCGTGCCTTGCGCCTCCCTTCGCCGACACGCACTTCAATCTTTCCCATTGCCGGGACCTCGCGCTGGTCGCCGTCGCGACTTTTCCCGTGGGCATCGACGTGGAGCCGGAGAGCCGGGCGCGCGACCTCCTGGGCTGTGAGGAAAGCTTCTGCCATCCGCAGGAGATCGCCGGACTGCCGGAGGATGAATCCATGCGTGCCGTGGGCTTGCTGGAAATTTGGAATGCCAAGGAAGCGGTTCTGAAAGCCCACGGCACCGGCCTGCTGACACCACCGCAGTCCTTCGCGGTGAGCTTCGCCGATCCTTCCGCCAGGACGTATTTCCATCCCGAGCTTTCCACCCAGCATATCCAGCGCCTGATCCACCCGGCATTGCGGCACCACTCCGCCTTCATCTCATCGCAGCATCCGTACCCCGGCATCATCTACCACATGGAGATCGAAGCCCCGTAA
- a CDS encoding carboxypeptidase M32 → MSPFRMSIFEKAREHAIIRSAGDTLGWDQETYLPPAAAGHRADQLSWLASRAHELAVSDGWKKDLEAAEDADDGTDVKRAANLRELRRQFDRATKLPVELVARESAATSLAMHAWAEARKQSDFPAFAPHLDKLLGIAREKADLWGYGTEPYDALLEGYERATSTAAVAGLFDRIAPSLKDIAASAVENSRRHAVSIPAGPYPIEAQQRLNQRIAEAIGFDFTAGRIDTTTHPFCTTLGPRDVRLTTRYDEDDFTSSLFGVLHEAGHGLYELGLPEDDFGLPSGSAVSLGIHESQSRLWENHVGRSDEFWEAWYPEAVAAFPQLSGFPLESFLHHIRRAEFSPIRVEADEATYDMHILLRFGLERRLVSGSLAVKDVPEAWNEAFKGLFGFAPPDDRHGCLQDIHWSMGGLGYFATYSLGNLNSAQLMAAAKADPVVASAFAKADYAPLLTWLRSAVHSKGATLDPADLMEAATGKLPSPEDYLAHLTARYL, encoded by the coding sequence ATGTCCCCTTTCCGCATGTCGATCTTCGAGAAAGCGAGGGAGCATGCCATCATCCGCTCCGCGGGGGACACGCTGGGCTGGGACCAGGAAACCTACCTGCCGCCCGCCGCTGCCGGTCACCGCGCCGACCAGCTCTCATGGCTGGCTTCCCGTGCCCATGAACTGGCCGTCTCCGACGGATGGAAGAAGGACCTGGAAGCCGCCGAAGACGCTGATGACGGCACCGACGTGAAGAGGGCCGCCAACCTGCGCGAACTGCGCCGCCAGTTCGACCGTGCGACGAAGCTTCCCGTCGAACTGGTCGCTCGGGAATCCGCGGCGACCTCCCTGGCCATGCACGCCTGGGCGGAGGCCAGGAAGCAATCCGACTTTCCCGCCTTCGCCCCGCACCTGGACAAGCTGCTGGGCATCGCCCGCGAAAAGGCGGACCTCTGGGGCTACGGGACGGAGCCATATGACGCGCTGCTGGAAGGGTATGAACGTGCCACCAGCACCGCGGCGGTGGCCGGGCTTTTCGACCGCATCGCCCCGTCGCTGAAGGACATCGCCGCTTCCGCCGTGGAAAACTCCCGCCGCCATGCGGTCAGCATTCCCGCCGGTCCGTACCCGATCGAAGCCCAGCAGAGGCTGAACCAGCGCATCGCGGAAGCCATCGGTTTCGATTTCACCGCAGGCCGCATCGACACCACCACGCATCCTTTCTGCACCACGCTCGGCCCACGGGACGTGCGGCTGACGACGCGCTACGACGAGGACGATTTCACCTCCTCACTCTTCGGTGTCCTCCATGAGGCCGGCCATGGCCTGTATGAACTCGGACTGCCGGAGGACGACTTCGGCCTGCCGTCCGGCTCTGCCGTCTCCCTCGGCATCCACGAATCGCAATCCCGCCTGTGGGAAAACCACGTCGGCCGATCGGATGAGTTCTGGGAGGCCTGGTACCCGGAGGCCGTCGCCGCCTTCCCCCAGCTCTCCGGGTTCCCTCTGGAATCCTTCCTCCACCACATCCGCCGCGCGGAGTTCTCCCCCATCCGCGTGGAGGCGGATGAGGCGACGTATGACATGCACATCCTCCTGCGCTTCGGCCTGGAGCGGCGGCTCGTCAGCGGCTCGCTGGCGGTGAAGGATGTGCCGGAAGCGTGGAATGAGGCATTCAAGGGGCTGTTCGGCTTCGCCCCTCCGGATGACCGCCACGGCTGCCTGCAGGACATCCACTGGTCCATGGGCGGTCTCGGCTACTTCGCCACCTACTCCCTCGGAAACCTCAACTCCGCCCAGTTGATGGCCGCGGCAAAGGCGGATCCCGTGGTCGCCTCCGCCTTCGCAAAGGCGGACTACGCGCCCCTCCTGACCTGGCTCCGCAGTGCCGTCCATTCGAAGGGAGCCACCCTCGATCCCGCGGATCTCATGGAAGCCGCCACCGGCAAGCTCCCCTCTCCGGAAGATTACCTGGCCCACCTCACCGCACGCTATCTATGA
- the modB gene encoding molybdate ABC transporter permease subunit: MSEGDWQIILFTLVTAGLAVIFALPAAMWLAWLLVRKEWFGKSLVETVATLPLVVPPVATGLLLLKLLGKKGMIGSWLHGHFGIEIVFTAKAVVIALAVMVFPLLVRSIRTAFEEVPRIYEEAGSNLGRRPIKVFFLITLPLARRGIIAGILLSFARALGEFGATVMVAGFIPGVTETLPLAIYRNVQIGNDARALWLAGVSAAIAFAAVWISARLTPHPHRR; this comes from the coding sequence ATGAGCGAGGGGGACTGGCAGATCATCCTCTTCACACTGGTCACCGCCGGACTGGCGGTCATCTTCGCTCTCCCCGCCGCCATGTGGCTGGCATGGCTGCTGGTGCGGAAGGAATGGTTCGGGAAGTCCCTGGTGGAGACCGTCGCCACGCTGCCGCTGGTCGTCCCGCCGGTGGCCACCGGCCTGCTCCTGCTGAAGCTGCTCGGCAAAAAAGGCATGATCGGCTCCTGGCTCCACGGGCACTTCGGCATCGAGATCGTCTTCACCGCAAAGGCCGTGGTGATCGCCCTGGCGGTGATGGTTTTCCCGCTGCTGGTCCGCTCCATCCGCACCGCCTTCGAGGAGGTGCCCAGGATCTATGAGGAAGCGGGATCGAACTTGGGGAGACGGCCCATCAAGGTCTTCTTCCTGATCACCCTGCCACTCGCCCGCCGCGGGATCATCGCCGGGATCCTGCTGTCCTTCGCGAGGGCGCTGGGAGAGTTCGGAGCCACCGTGATGGTCGCGGGGTTCATCCCCGGTGTCACGGAGACGCTGCCCCTCGCCATCTACCGGAACGTCCAGATCGGGAACGACGCCCGCGCGCTCTGGCTGGCCGGCGTTTCCGCCGCCATCGCCTTCGCGGCGGTCTGGATCTCCGCCCGCCTCACCCCGCATCCCCACCGGCGCTGA
- a CDS encoding non-ribosomal peptide synthetase, whose protein sequence is MTEPSTTEEILAFPASVAQQSFWYLELLDKNVSAFNVPLRYRIDGPLDATLLEKALLNIADRHEILRTHFEEEEGELLQVVEGVSSFHLTREDISGLPENEREAKADRLGDIEGNRHFNLGKGPLFRAELIRLAEQRHHLHVTFHHAIFDGLSIGNFVNELRHGYEALVSGTTDDLPPLPIQYGDFSVWQKEALPSAAIARQLDWWKEKLAGMTEPELPTDRPRPSRKSWKGSIIKAPVPAGLTEKLQAIANRRSATLFHLQLAAFKVLLHRYTGATDIPVGTPVSGRTRGELEPLIGVFINSLILRSDLSGDPTFDELLGRVRDTAVQAIEHQDLPFENIVRALKPERDPGRNPLFQINFSQDRFSPKPVRSGPVTISHISSASPGCIFDLHLFMAERDGAWQAGCDFSTDLFDRSTIERLLQHYLHLLEQISRNPDERISRLELLTEAESSRILGDWSAAPSVYPRDETVAGLFHGIAGQHPAKVALIHGDKSTTYGELDRRALAVASKLRASGLAAGDLVAVSSPPTADMIAALLGILMAGGAYVPLNPADPAERSKLLLEECGARFLLSDTNDGLLSSGTWLPLAEAVSSNADAGMEPGGRAGDAAYLMFTSGSTGTPKGVLVPHRAIVRLVKDANFLPIGEEDVFLHAAPASFDASTLEIWGPLLNGASLVLPGGGTSLDQIASCVRNQGVTILWLTSGLFNLMVEEHAEALSGLKYLLAGGDVLSMPHVRKAMAALPLTTLVNGYGPTENTTFTTCHTITRGDLNRASIPIGRPVSNTTVFVLDASGNPVPPGIPGELHTGGDGLAIGYHRDAALTAEKFITHPRFGRLYRTGDRCRWTVGGVLEFIGRTDHQVKVRGFRIEPGEIEAVLGSHPEVRLAKVAVRGDDSGSKRILAWVQPAPGASPTPAVLRTYLAGVLPAFMCPDAIGLIDRFPITANGKIDSRTLPDPQAEKQPAREHAPPTGGTEQRLARIWSDLLGIPDISRNDEFFALGGHSLMALRMFSRLNREFDRSLPLSALISHPTVGELAVLLEPDRPAPVPEMPGTGLLVPLSQEGSQPPLVCIHGGDGGVLFYRELAALLPADIPVYAIESMELSNSGPITPMSIGETATAYVRTLLAAHPQGPFRLAGYSFGGVVAHEMACLLQDMGHTVEFLGLLDTHNPAAPHVENNIPRRIATFWKNNSDTPLAPRVVKLAARFADGVSTNRRVRKEEEAASTAPAEAHGDLRRVQVRQENWRAMQAYQPRPFAGKISLFKAKEQGDNIEWPEDYGWREHALGGFEIVPVAGKHLTLFDPENVRHLAEKLTPRITGKGG, encoded by the coding sequence ATGACAGAACCGTCCACCACCGAGGAGATCCTGGCGTTCCCCGCCTCCGTCGCGCAGCAGTCGTTCTGGTATCTGGAGCTGCTGGACAAGAATGTCAGCGCCTTCAACGTCCCTCTGCGCTACCGCATCGACGGTCCGCTGGATGCCACATTGCTGGAAAAGGCGCTGCTCAACATCGCGGACCGGCATGAGATCCTGCGGACCCACTTCGAGGAGGAGGAAGGCGAGCTGCTGCAGGTGGTGGAGGGCGTCTCCTCCTTCCATCTGACCCGCGAGGACATCAGCGGGCTTCCGGAAAACGAGCGGGAGGCGAAGGCGGATCGTCTCGGTGACATCGAGGGCAACCGCCACTTCAACCTGGGAAAAGGACCGCTGTTCCGTGCTGAACTCATCCGGCTGGCAGAGCAACGCCACCATCTCCACGTCACCTTCCATCACGCGATCTTCGACGGCCTCTCCATCGGCAACTTCGTCAACGAGCTGCGCCACGGCTATGAGGCGCTGGTGTCCGGAACGACGGATGATCTCCCGCCCCTGCCCATCCAATACGGCGATTTCAGCGTCTGGCAGAAGGAGGCCCTGCCATCGGCAGCCATCGCCAGGCAGCTCGACTGGTGGAAGGAAAAACTCGCGGGGATGACGGAGCCGGAGCTGCCCACCGACCGGCCGCGGCCATCCCGCAAGTCATGGAAAGGCTCCATCATCAAGGCCCCGGTTCCCGCAGGCCTGACGGAAAAACTCCAGGCCATCGCCAACCGCCGGAGCGCGACCCTTTTCCATCTCCAGTTGGCCGCATTCAAGGTGCTGCTGCACCGCTACACCGGAGCCACGGACATCCCCGTCGGCACGCCTGTCAGCGGGCGCACGCGCGGGGAACTGGAACCGCTGATCGGCGTCTTCATCAACTCGCTGATCCTGCGGAGCGATCTCTCCGGTGATCCGACCTTCGACGAACTGCTCGGCCGCGTGCGTGACACCGCCGTCCAGGCGATCGAGCACCAAGACCTGCCCTTCGAAAACATCGTCCGGGCGCTCAAGCCGGAACGGGATCCCGGCCGCAATCCGCTCTTCCAGATCAATTTCAGCCAGGACCGCTTCTCACCGAAGCCGGTGCGCTCCGGGCCGGTGACGATCTCCCACATCTCATCCGCGTCCCCCGGCTGCATCTTCGACCTCCATCTGTTCATGGCGGAACGGGATGGAGCATGGCAGGCCGGGTGCGATTTCAGCACCGACCTGTTCGACCGCTCCACGATAGAGCGGCTGCTGCAACACTACCTCCACCTTCTCGAACAGATCTCCCGCAATCCGGATGAACGGATCAGCCGCCTGGAGCTGCTGACGGAGGCGGAGTCCTCACGTATCCTGGGGGACTGGAGCGCCGCACCCTCCGTCTACCCACGGGATGAAACCGTCGCCGGACTGTTCCATGGCATCGCCGGGCAACACCCGGCCAAGGTGGCCCTCATCCACGGCGACAAGTCGACGACCTACGGTGAACTCGACCGGCGGGCTCTGGCCGTCGCCTCGAAGCTCCGCGCATCCGGTCTGGCAGCGGGGGATCTGGTTGCCGTATCATCGCCACCCACCGCTGACATGATCGCTGCGCTGCTGGGCATCCTGATGGCAGGTGGGGCCTACGTCCCACTCAATCCCGCCGACCCCGCGGAGCGGAGCAAGCTCCTGCTCGAGGAATGCGGCGCGAGGTTCCTGCTCTCTGATACAAACGACGGCCTTCTTTCCAGCGGCACGTGGCTTCCGCTGGCGGAGGCTGTCTCTTCCAACGCGGATGCCGGGATGGAGCCAGGCGGGCGGGCGGGCGATGCGGCTTACCTGATGTTCACGTCCGGCTCCACCGGAACGCCGAAAGGGGTGCTGGTGCCCCACCGTGCCATCGTCCGGCTGGTGAAGGACGCCAATTTCCTGCCCATCGGAGAAGAGGACGTCTTCCTCCATGCCGCACCCGCATCGTTCGATGCCTCCACCCTGGAAATCTGGGGGCCGCTGCTGAATGGAGCCAGCCTCGTTCTGCCGGGTGGAGGAACCAGCCTGGACCAGATCGCGTCCTGTGTCCGCAACCAGGGTGTGACCATCCTCTGGCTCACCTCCGGTCTCTTCAACCTGATGGTCGAGGAACACGCGGAGGCATTGTCCGGCCTGAAGTATCTCCTCGCGGGCGGTGACGTCCTTTCGATGCCACATGTGCGGAAAGCGATGGCCGCCCTGCCGCTGACCACGCTGGTCAACGGCTACGGACCGACGGAGAATACCACCTTCACCACCTGCCATACCATCACCCGGGGGGACCTCAACCGCGCGTCGATCCCCATCGGCAGGCCGGTCTCGAACACCACCGTTTTCGTCCTGGATGCATCCGGCAACCCCGTGCCTCCCGGCATCCCCGGCGAGCTCCACACGGGTGGCGACGGACTGGCCATCGGCTACCACAGGGATGCCGCACTGACTGCGGAAAAGTTCATCACGCATCCACGCTTCGGACGCTTGTACCGGACCGGCGACCGCTGCCGCTGGACGGTGGGTGGTGTCCTGGAGTTCATCGGCCGCACCGATCATCAGGTCAAGGTGCGCGGTTTCCGCATCGAGCCGGGTGAGATCGAGGCCGTTCTCGGTTCGCATCCGGAAGTCCGGCTGGCGAAAGTCGCCGTGCGCGGGGATGACTCCGGATCGAAACGCATCCTCGCCTGGGTCCAGCCCGCACCGGGCGCCAGCCCCACACCCGCCGTCCTCCGGACCTACCTCGCCGGTGTGCTGCCCGCTTTCATGTGCCCGGACGCCATCGGCCTCATCGATCGTTTCCCGATCACAGCGAACGGCAAGATCGACAGCCGCACGCTCCCGGATCCACAGGCGGAGAAGCAGCCGGCCAGGGAACATGCCCCTCCCACCGGCGGTACGGAACAACGGCTCGCCCGCATCTGGAGCGACCTGCTCGGCATCCCGGACATCAGCCGCAATGATGAGTTCTTCGCGCTGGGCGGCCATTCGCTGATGGCGTTGCGGATGTTTTCCCGCTTGAACCGGGAGTTCGACCGCAGCCTGCCGCTGTCCGCCCTCATCAGCCATCCCACGGTGGGCGAGCTGGCCGTTCTGCTGGAACCTGACCGCCCCGCCCCAGTCCCGGAGATGCCCGGCACCGGATTGTTGGTTCCGCTTTCTCAGGAGGGCTCCCAGCCTCCGCTGGTCTGCATCCACGGAGGTGACGGCGGCGTGTTGTTCTACCGGGAGCTGGCGGCGCTGCTCCCTGCCGACATCCCGGTGTATGCCATCGAGTCGATGGAGCTGAGCAACAGCGGCCCCATCACTCCCATGAGCATCGGGGAGACGGCCACCGCCTATGTGCGGACCTTGCTCGCCGCCCACCCGCAGGGGCCGTTCCGGCTCGCGGGATATTCCTTCGGGGGCGTGGTGGCGCACGAAATGGCCTGCCTGCTGCAGGACATGGGGCACACGGTGGAGTTCCTCGGCCTGCTGGACACGCACAACCCCGCCGCCCCGCATGTGGAGAACAACATCCCCAGGCGCATCGCCACGTTCTGGAAGAACAACAGCGACACCCCGCTCGCACCACGGGTGGTGAAGCTGGCGGCACGCTTCGCGGATGGGGTGAGCACCAATCGTAGGGTCAGGAAGGAAGAAGAGGCGGCCAGCACCGCACCTGCCGAAGCCCATGGCGACCTCCGCCGGGTGCAGGTACGCCAGGAGAACTGGAGGGCGATGCAGGCCTACCAGCCACGGCCCTTCGCCGGAAAGATCAGTCTCTTCAAGGCGAAGGAGCAGGGCGACAACATCGAGTGGCCGGAGGACTACGGCTGGCGGGAACACGCGCTCGGCGGCTTTGAGATCGTTCCGGTTGCCGGGAAGCATCTGACGTTGTTCGACCCGGAGAATGTCCGCCATCTGGCGGAAAAACTCACTCCGCGGATCACCGGCAAAGGAGGATGA
- a CDS encoding SGNH/GDSL hydrolase family protein, translating to MTRLSWILPIVFALPLTAREAPTLPPELSDYVLDAAPEAKEPLLKKGDRLAIIGDSITEQKRYSVIVETYITGCLPELEVSVRQYGWSGERAEGFIKRMENDVLRFKPTIATSCYGMNDFRYVPFDQKIADEYRRNQTTIVQAFKKAGSRFVVGSPGIIDSVPHWVKTASGTKKDLNLSLSKFRNVALEVAKAEDVGFADVYQPMLIANQVAQKKYGGTFMVAGKDGVHPLWAGHTIMAYAFLKGLGVDGDLGTITYDETSGKAIAVNGHEILSSGDGKVTVRSTKLPFACALKELNSDDSITAARALIPFDDELNRLTLKLNKPKAASYDVTWGETTKRYTAAELTTGVNLAKDFPVHPLSAPFRKIWEAVTDKQAYETEQIKKLVHGAEGKADMEGTFEKTEKVRAEKVAAIAAVKQPVEHSIVIKAAN from the coding sequence ATGACCCGCCTCTCCTGGATTCTGCCGATCGTTTTCGCGCTGCCACTCACCGCCCGCGAAGCCCCCACCCTCCCTCCGGAACTTTCCGACTACGTGCTCGACGCCGCGCCGGAGGCAAAGGAACCGCTTCTGAAGAAAGGTGACCGGCTCGCCATCATCGGCGACTCGATCACGGAGCAGAAGCGCTACTCCGTCATCGTCGAAACGTACATCACCGGCTGCCTTCCGGAACTGGAAGTGTCCGTCCGCCAGTACGGCTGGAGCGGGGAACGGGCCGAAGGGTTCATCAAGCGGATGGAGAATGACGTGCTGCGCTTCAAACCGACCATCGCCACGAGCTGCTATGGGATGAACGATTTCCGCTATGTGCCGTTCGACCAGAAGATCGCGGACGAATACCGCAGGAACCAGACCACCATCGTCCAGGCATTCAAGAAAGCCGGCTCCCGCTTCGTGGTCGGCTCCCCCGGCATCATCGACTCCGTCCCGCACTGGGTGAAGACCGCCAGCGGCACGAAGAAGGACCTCAACCTGAGCCTGTCGAAGTTCCGCAACGTGGCGCTGGAAGTGGCCAAGGCGGAGGACGTGGGCTTCGCCGACGTCTATCAGCCCATGCTCATCGCCAACCAGGTGGCGCAGAAGAAATACGGCGGCACCTTCATGGTGGCCGGCAAGGACGGCGTCCATCCCCTGTGGGCCGGCCACACGATCATGGCCTATGCCTTCCTCAAGGGACTGGGCGTGGATGGCGACCTGGGCACCATCACCTACGACGAGACCTCCGGCAAAGCCATCGCGGTGAACGGCCATGAGATCCTTTCCTCCGGTGACGGCAAGGTGACGGTCCGCAGCACCAAGCTGCCATTCGCCTGCGCCCTCAAGGAACTGAACAGCGACGACTCCATCACCGCCGCCCGCGCCCTCATCCCGTTCGACGACGAGCTGAACCGGCTGACCCTGAAGCTGAACAAGCCGAAGGCAGCGTCCTACGATGTGACTTGGGGTGAAACCACCAAGCGCTACACCGCCGCGGAACTCACCACCGGCGTTAACCTGGCCAAGGACTTCCCCGTCCACCCCCTGTCCGCACCGTTCAGGAAGATCTGGGAAGCGGTCACGGACAAGCAGGCCTACGAGACCGAGCAGATCAAGAAACTGGTCCACGGAGCCGAAGGGAAAGCCGACATGGAAGGCACCTTCGAAAAAACCGAAAAGGTGCGCGCGGAGAAAGTCGCCGCCATCGCCGCGGTGAAACAGCCGGTTGAACACTCCATCGTGATCAAGGCCGCGAACTGA
- the tmk gene encoding dTMP kinase, giving the protein MGTGLFIVIEGIDGTGKSTQAKRLAEWFRSQGREVVLSREPTDGPWGAKVRESAATGRLAPEEELEYFLNDRRQHVEELIKPALSAGKVVILDRYYFSTMAYQGARGFDPASIRERNEAFAPRPDLLLILDLEVDQALTRIGVRGDTANEFEKRENLEYCRNVFLSLADEPFTRVIPTGGSLDEVTGRILSEMNAHHH; this is encoded by the coding sequence ATGGGCACGGGACTCTTCATCGTCATCGAGGGCATCGACGGCACCGGTAAATCCACCCAGGCAAAGCGGTTGGCGGAATGGTTCCGCAGCCAGGGACGGGAGGTCGTGCTGAGCCGCGAGCCAACCGATGGCCCGTGGGGTGCGAAAGTCCGCGAGTCCGCCGCCACCGGACGGCTGGCTCCGGAAGAGGAACTGGAGTATTTCCTCAACGACCGCCGCCAGCACGTGGAGGAACTCATCAAACCCGCCCTCTCCGCCGGAAAGGTGGTGATCCTGGACCGCTATTATTTTTCCACCATGGCTTACCAAGGCGCCCGGGGATTCGATCCCGCCTCCATCCGGGAACGGAATGAAGCGTTCGCACCGCGGCCGGACCTTCTGCTCATTCTGGATCTGGAAGTGGACCAGGCCCTCACCCGCATCGGCGTACGTGGTGACACTGCGAATGAATTCGAAAAGCGCGAGAATCTCGAATACTGCCGGAACGTGTTCCTTTCCCTGGCGGATGAACCCTTCACCCGGGTGATCCCCACCGGCGGCTCGCTGGACGAGGTGACCGGCAGGATCCTCTCGGAAATGAACGCCCACCACCACTGA